One genomic segment of Prochlorococcus marinus str. MIT 0919 includes these proteins:
- a CDS encoding HEAT repeat domain-containing protein: MTQENFNLNDDGLLKMTIDPEVLAKELAAELQGDPLDDIDLDALDSDQAKVANDCEAGLKWLQQGHEERLQGLRVFCEHRDPRSLPLLVPLLSEPCPVERMSAVYALGRNPSARAVNILLELLEKDENAYVRKAAAWSLGNYSNAPVMKPLINSLKTDIAAVRLWAASSLAEVGLSSTANATEVVTELLISLKIDDEPVVRSNCIWSLGRLYELISENFKVEFMDALIFSLLNDSEASVRDEARVVLEQIDTPEVQARVKLALEERSLF; encoded by the coding sequence TGACTCAAGAGAATTTCAACTTGAATGATGATGGTCTTTTGAAAATGACCATTGATCCGGAAGTCCTTGCTAAAGAATTAGCAGCTGAACTTCAAGGGGATCCTTTGGATGATATTGATTTAGATGCTCTAGATTCAGATCAAGCAAAAGTTGCAAATGATTGTGAAGCAGGTCTTAAATGGTTGCAACAAGGTCATGAAGAACGTTTACAGGGATTAAGAGTGTTTTGCGAGCACAGAGATCCCAGGTCTTTGCCTTTGTTAGTACCTTTATTGTCAGAACCTTGTCCAGTGGAGAGGATGAGCGCTGTTTATGCCCTTGGTAGGAACCCTTCAGCTCGTGCAGTGAATATTCTTCTTGAACTCTTAGAGAAAGACGAGAATGCATATGTAAGGAAGGCTGCTGCATGGAGTTTGGGTAATTATTCAAATGCACCAGTCATGAAGCCTCTTATTAATTCTTTAAAAACAGATATAGCAGCTGTACGTTTATGGGCGGCTAGCTCTTTAGCTGAAGTTGGCTTAAGTTCTACTGCTAATGCCACTGAAGTTGTGACTGAGTTATTAATAAGCTTGAAGATTGATGATGAACCAGTTGTGCGAAGTAATTGTATTTGGTCACTTGGGAGATTATATGAACTAATTTCTGAAAACTTCAAGGTTGAATTCATGGATGCTTTAATTTTCTCTTTGCTTAATGATTCGGAAGCTTCTGTTAGAGATGAGGCTCGAGTTGTATTGGAGCAAATAGATACACCTGAGGTTCAGGCTCGAGTAAAATTGGCCCTTGAGGAAAGGAGTTTGTTTTGA